A single window of Solanum dulcamara chromosome 5, daSolDulc1.2, whole genome shotgun sequence DNA harbors:
- the LOC129890658 gene encoding uncharacterized protein LOC129890658: MAVITNEKNELIPTRTVTGWCICMDYRKLNDATRKDHYHVSFIDQILDRLEGQEYYCFLDRYSGYNQITIAPEDQEKTTFTCPYGTYTFKYMSFGLCNAPTTFQRCTKVIVFTDHAALRYLFNKKDAKPRLIRWILLIQEFNIEIKDRRGCKNQIADYLSRLEGSPHVAKQKLIKEEFPDEQLLEIEVQDLPWYADIVNYLVSRVFPPDATS; encoded by the exons atgGCTGTGATAaccaatgaaaaaaatgagttaatcCCTACAAGAACAGTGACTGGGTGGTGCATATGCATGGACTACAGAAAGTTGAATGATGCAACAAGAAAAGATCACTACCATGTGTCGTTCATTGACCAAATACTTGATAGGTTAGAAGGCCAAGAATACTACTGTTTCTTAGACAGATATTCAggttacaatcaaatcaccattGCACCAGAGGATCAAGAAAAGACAACATTCACATGCCCTTATGGGACTTACACATTCAAGTATATGTCATTTGGCCTTTGTAATGCTCCTACCACTTTTCAGAGAT GTACAAAAGTGATTGTTTTTACTGACCATGCAGCTCTTAGGTACCTATTCAACAAGAAAGATGCCAAGCCAAGGCTCATCAGATGGATTCTGTTGATACAAGAATTCAATATTGAAATCAAAGATAGAAGGGGATGCAAAAATCAAATAGCAGACTATCTATCAAGATTAGAGGGTTCGCCCCATGTGGCTAAACAAAAGCTGATAAAAGAGGAATTTCCGGATGAGCAACTGCTGGAAATAGAGGTACAAGATCTCCCATGGTACGCAGATATTGTGAACTACCTTGTTAGTAGAGTGTTCCCTCCTGATGCTACCTCATAA